The DNA sequence CCTTCGTTAGGATCGACCCGTGAAGAAGAACTCCACCCTCGCCGTCGCAGGCGCCATTGTGCTCGCCGCCGGCGCCGCCTGGTTCGGCGTCGATCTCACCACATCACCCCAGCGTATCGACGCCCCCGCCAGCACCAGCGGGCTCGCCACCTGTCCGGTGGACAGCCTACCGGACCAGGCCCCACCCGTCATCGATGACATCCTCGCCGGCGGACCCTACGAGTACCCCGGCGAGGACGGCGGTCACTTCGGCAACTACGAAGGCGTGCTTCCCGACGAGCGCAGCTCCTACTACCGCAGCTTCACCGTCGACACCCCGGGCCTGCGGCACCGCGGTGAACGCCGCATCGTCGTTGGCGGAGGCTCCAAATCGGACCCGGATGTCTGGTACTACAGCGACGACCACTACGGATCTTTCTGCGAGATCCCGGACGCGGAGAACTAGCAGCGTCTGCGATGCGAACGGTTGCGTCATCGAGTTTTCGGAAGGTGGATAGTGTAGCGGATTCCCTTCTCCTCAAGGAGGTCTATCAAAGGATCGCTAGCACCCAATTTGCTCGTGTACGCACTGGGATAGAAATGCCAGTGAGCACCTTTGATCTGCCCAGTCGAGATAAGATACGCATCCGATTCGATCTGCCTCCTCGTAGTGGAATCAAGGGTCTTAAACCCAACCTTTGCCTCATGCGCAATCCCTCTAGCTACGACGTCAAATCTCCTGATGTGAGGATTACAGACGGTAATGCACCCTTTGGTTGATTCCGAGAATTGAGTTTCCGCTTTAGCGAAGAACCTGCTTCGACTTCTTTCTAAATAGTCTTCTCCCGCTTTGCCGTCATTCATGAACTGAACGGATCTTCCTGATACATGTCCAGGTCGATCCAACAGATTGTTCAATCGGTCGAGATCCATGCGGCCAATTGTGGACAGGCGATACAAGCTCTCATCATCAGCCCCTGCTTTCTTCAGTGACTCCCAGCTGTTAGGTCGCATGGCTTTCACGACCCTGATTCGATCGGGGCCTGGAACATGATTGAGTTGTGAAACAACGCGCGCAACTTGCGGAGCTAAGTGCGGGCTAGTCGAGAGAAACTTCTCGACTTTTCTTGAGATCGAGGTAACGTCACCAACTATCGGGACGATTCCGACAACATTAACGCCAACACCGACCCAGTCATTGTTAATCGCTGCGACAACCGCATCACGAATGTCCGACATCCCGCCAATAACCCAACCGACCACCGGAAGGAAGCTCGCCCCACCGACTGCCAGGTTTCCGGCAAGCCAGGCGATAGAGTCCACAGGCATGGCATCGCCTGCAAACGCACCCTTTGCGAAGT is a window from the Corynebacterium testudinoris genome containing:
- a CDS encoding ribonuclease domain-containing protein is translated as MKKNSTLAVAGAIVLAAGAAWFGVDLTTSPQRIDAPASTSGLATCPVDSLPDQAPPVIDDILAGGPYEYPGEDGGHFGNYEGVLPDERSSYYRSFTVDTPGLRHRGERRIVVGGGSKSDPDVWYYSDDHYGSFCEIPDAEN